The following proteins are co-located in the Frigidibacter mobilis genome:
- a CDS encoding mannitol dehydrogenase family protein — protein MTLSNATLSALPATVARPGYDRAALTPGIVHVGCGNFHRAHMAVYLDDLFALGEGQGWAILGAGVREGDARMREVLAAQEYLSSVIELAPGAHSARVIGAMTGFVPVEPGNPSLIAAMADQAIRIVSLTVTEGGYYIDPKTGTFSPDHPDILHDAANPGRPGTVFGAIVAALRERRAAGVPAFTVMCCDNVPHNGHVTRDAVVGLAQLQDAELAGWIADTVAFPNSMVDRITPATGPREREMAARLGLNDAAPVTCEPFRQWVMEDNFPAGRPALEKVGVTFTPHVDRFETMKIRILNGGHAIIAYPAGLMDIQFVHEAMEEPLVSAFLSRILSTEVIPVVPPVPGQDLAEYKALIVERFANPEVADTVRRLCLDGSNRQPKFIIPTIRDVLAAGAEPTGLILLSALWCRYCAGTTESGAVIAPNDPNWEMLTARAARARDEPAEWLAMREVYGDLGEIPAVADSFATLLRAVWAEGCRPVMQRYLAGAL, from the coding sequence ATGACCCTTTCCAACGCCACGCTTTCCGCGCTTCCCGCAACAGTCGCGCGCCCCGGCTATGACCGTGCGGCGCTGACCCCCGGCATCGTGCATGTCGGTTGCGGCAACTTCCACCGCGCGCATATGGCGGTGTATCTGGACGACCTGTTCGCCCTTGGCGAGGGGCAGGGCTGGGCGATCCTTGGCGCCGGTGTGCGCGAGGGCGACGCGCGGATGCGCGAGGTGCTGGCGGCGCAGGAGTACCTGTCGAGCGTGATCGAGCTGGCACCCGGTGCGCATTCCGCCCGCGTGATCGGCGCGATGACCGGCTTCGTGCCGGTGGAGCCCGGCAACCCCAGCCTGATCGCGGCGATGGCGGACCAGGCCATCCGCATCGTCAGCCTGACGGTGACGGAAGGGGGCTACTACATCGACCCCAAGACCGGCACCTTCAGCCCGGACCATCCCGATATCCTGCACGACGCGGCCAACCCGGGCCGCCCGGGCACCGTGTTTGGCGCCATCGTCGCGGCGCTGCGGGAACGGCGGGCGGCGGGCGTTCCGGCCTTTACCGTGATGTGCTGCGACAACGTCCCCCATAACGGCCATGTCACCCGCGACGCCGTGGTGGGGTTGGCGCAGCTGCAGGATGCCGAGCTTGCGGGATGGATCGCGGACACGGTGGCCTTCCCCAACTCTATGGTGGACCGCATCACCCCGGCGACCGGCCCGCGCGAGCGCGAGATGGCGGCCCGGCTTGGCCTGAACGATGCCGCCCCGGTCACCTGCGAGCCGTTCCGGCAATGGGTGATGGAGGACAATTTTCCCGCAGGCCGCCCGGCGCTGGAAAAGGTCGGCGTTACCTTCACCCCGCATGTGGACCGTTTCGAGACCATGAAGATCCGCATCCTGAACGGCGGGCACGCGATCATCGCCTATCCTGCAGGGCTGATGGACATCCAGTTCGTGCATGAGGCGATGGAGGAACCGCTGGTCAGCGCCTTCCTCAGCCGCATCCTGTCCACCGAGGTGATCCCGGTGGTGCCGCCGGTGCCGGGGCAGGACCTGGCCGAGTACAAGGCGTTGATCGTGGAGCGGTTCGCCAATCCCGAGGTGGCCGATACGGTGCGCCGCCTGTGCCTTGACGGTTCGAACCGGCAGCCGAAATTCATCATCCCGACGATTCGCGACGTGCTGGCGGCGGGGGCTGAGCCGACCGGGCTGATCCTGCTCTCGGCGCTGTGGTGTCGCTATTGCGCGGGTACAACGGAAAGCGGCGCCGTGATCGCGCCGAACGATCCCAACTGGGAGATGCTGACGGCACGGGCGGCGCGGGCCAGGGACGAGCCCGCCGAATGGCTGGCGATGCGCGAGGTCTATGGCGATCTGGGCGAGATCCCAGCGGTGGCGGACAGCTTCGCAACCCTGCTGCGCGCGGTCTGGGCCGAGGGCTGCCGCCCGGTGATGCAGCGCTACCTTGCCGGCGCTCTCTGA
- a CDS encoding calcium-binding protein, giving the protein MLEGGAGNDMLYGGNGYDTIRGGDGDDQVWGGNGRDLIYLGNGDDIFHDNDQGGEKGGDTVYAGPGNDRLYGRGGDDVLHGEEGDDWIEGGEGNDMLYGGPGNDTIRAGPGNDRVWGGPGRDTVMLGEGDDIFDDSAQTATGPGDTVWGWTGNDIIRGGAGDDVFYGEDGNDRLEGGAGNDSLFGGAGNDWIIGGPGNDFLVGGTGSDTFVFRPGDGADRIAGFEDGLDLIRLEGTGKSYAGLTITYSAGNALVDYGSGTITLEGVSFDSLGVDDFAFS; this is encoded by the coding sequence ATCCTCGAGGGCGGCGCCGGCAATGACATGCTCTATGGCGGCAATGGCTATGACACGATCCGCGGCGGGGATGGCGACGACCAGGTCTGGGGCGGCAACGGGCGCGACCTGATCTACCTCGGCAATGGCGACGACATCTTCCACGACAATGACCAGGGCGGCGAGAAGGGCGGGGATACCGTCTATGCCGGGCCGGGCAATGACCGGCTTTATGGCCGGGGCGGCGACGATGTGCTGCATGGCGAGGAGGGTGACGACTGGATCGAGGGCGGCGAGGGCAATGACATGCTCTATGGCGGGCCGGGCAATGACACGATCCGCGCGGGCCCCGGGAATGACCGGGTCTGGGGCGGGCCGGGGCGCGATACGGTGATGCTGGGCGAGGGCGACGACATCTTCGACGACAGCGCGCAGACCGCGACCGGGCCTGGCGATACCGTCTGGGGCTGGACCGGGAATGACATCATCCGCGGCGGTGCGGGGGATGACGTGTTCTATGGCGAGGATGGGAATGACCGGCTGGAGGGCGGCGCGGGCAACGATTCGCTGTTTGGCGGCGCGGGAAATGACTGGATCATCGGGGGGCCCGGCAATGACTTTCTGGTCGGTGGCACAGGGTCCGATACCTTCGTGTTCCGCCCCGGCGATGGCGCCGACAGGATCGCCGGCTTCGAGGATGGCCTCGACCTCATCCGCCTGGAAGGTACGGGAAAGAGCTATGCGGGCCTGACCATCACCTATAGCGCCGGGAATGCACTGGTCGATTACGGCAGCGGCACGATTACCCTGGAGGGGGTCTCGTTCGACAGTCTCGGGGTGGACGATTTCGCCTTTTCCTGA
- a CDS encoding sugar transferase has product MTPARRAFDICLAALLAVVLAPLILALALLALALQGRPVLHLSERMRAPGHSFLLVKFRTMTPDPADRGVSGGDKAARITTLGAALRRSRLDELPQLWNILRGDMGFVGPRPPLRRYVEDFPDLYARVLRDRPGVTGLATLVFHRHEERILAACRTAAETEAAYIRRCVARKARIDLIHQAHRGPCADLAILARTLVAVIGRFRKRPRGRE; this is encoded by the coding sequence ATGACGCCGGCCCGCCGCGCCTTCGACATCTGCCTGGCGGCGCTGCTGGCGGTGGTGCTGGCGCCGCTGATCCTGGCCTTGGCCCTGCTGGCGCTGGCGCTGCAGGGCCGGCCGGTGCTGCACCTGTCAGAGCGGATGCGGGCCCCCGGGCATTCCTTCCTGCTGGTCAAGTTCCGCACGATGACACCGGATCCGGCGGATCGGGGCGTGTCGGGTGGCGACAAGGCGGCAAGGATCACCACTCTGGGTGCGGCGCTGCGGCGCAGTCGGCTGGATGAGCTGCCGCAGCTGTGGAACATCCTGCGCGGAGACATGGGCTTTGTCGGCCCGCGGCCGCCCCTGCGCCGCTATGTCGAGGATTTTCCAGATCTTTACGCGCGGGTCCTGCGGGATCGTCCCGGGGTCACCGGCCTGGCCACGCTGGTCTTCCACCGGCATGAGGAGCGGATTCTGGCCGCCTGCCGCACCGCCGCCGAGACCGAGGCCGCCTATATCCGCCGCTGCGTGGCGCGCAAGGCACGGATCGACCTGATCCATCAGGCCCACCGCGGCCCCTGTGCCGACCTGGCGATTCTGGCGCGCACGCTGGTGGCTGTCATCGGACGGTTTCGGAAACGGCCGCGCGGGCGGGAATAG
- a CDS encoding NAD-dependent epimerase/dehydratase family protein: protein MSAAPGLAILGAGGRVGSLLRGSGAVRGASWFSRRGGGGAQAWDLLADTRPPQGLRGAGVMICLVGAAPGAELSEDCRLALAAVRAAAAAGIGHVLIASSIAVYGARGAPWREDAALRPRNAYGRAKVHMEAALLDHAARGGPQICLLRLGNVVGADAISAAIAGGQTITLDRCRDGGSPLRSVIGPVTLARVLLALATRAGSGAGLPPVLNLAQPGPVEMAALCAAAGRDFVWRVGAPPPLPLAALDTGALQMLVPVPAADPAALMAEWRAAGGPV, encoded by the coding sequence ATGAGCGCCGCGCCGGGGCTGGCAATTCTGGGCGCGGGCGGCCGGGTTGGCAGCCTGCTGCGCGGGTCGGGCGCGGTGCGGGGTGCAAGCTGGTTTTCGCGCCGCGGCGGCGGCGGGGCGCAGGCCTGGGATCTGCTCGCCGATACCAGGCCACCGCAGGGGTTGCGGGGGGCCGGGGTTATGATCTGCCTTGTAGGTGCTGCGCCGGGGGCAGAGCTTTCGGAGGATTGCCGCCTTGCGCTGGCCGCCGTCCGGGCCGCCGCCGCCGCCGGGATTGGCCATGTGCTGATCGCTTCCAGCATTGCCGTCTATGGTGCACGGGGGGCGCCCTGGCGTGAGGATGCGGCGCTGCGCCCGCGCAATGCCTATGGGCGGGCGAAGGTTCACATGGAGGCGGCATTGCTGGACCATGCCGCCCGTGGCGGGCCGCAGATCTGCCTGCTGCGCCTTGGCAATGTGGTGGGGGCCGATGCGATCTCGGCAGCGATCGCCGGGGGGCAGACGATCACGCTCGACCGCTGCCGCGACGGGGGCAGCCCGCTGCGCTCGGTGATCGGTCCGGTCACGCTGGCGCGGGTGTTGCTGGCCCTGGCGACGCGGGCAGGGTCCGGTGCCGGCTTGCCGCCGGTGCTCAACCTGGCGCAGCCCGGCCCGGTGGAGATGGCGGCCCTGTGCGCGGCGGCGGGGCGCGATTTCGTCTGGCGGGTGGGGGCGCCGCCGCCGTTGCCCCTGGCCGCACTGGACACGGGCGCGTTGCAGATGCTGGTGCCGGTTCCCGCAGCGGACCCCGCCGCCCTGATGGCCGAATGGCGCGCTGCGGGAGGGCCCGTATGA
- a CDS encoding ABC transporter ATP-binding protein: protein MIRLQDLSKTYRLNGARKLVADRLTAEFPTGRSVALLGRNGAGKSSLLRMIAGTMDPDAGEVLTDGTISWPVGFAGSFHPDLTGAQNVRFIARIYGVDTGELCDFVEEFAGLGAHFRLPFRTYSSGMRSRLAFGASMGIRFDTYLVDEVTSVGDAAFKTRSETLLIERLRQSSAIVVSHFMGMIRRICDAGAVLENGQLTYYDDVEEAIRHHERNMHETVAMERWA from the coding sequence ATGATCCGGCTGCAGGACCTGTCCAAGACATACCGGCTGAACGGCGCCCGAAAGCTGGTTGCCGACCGGCTGACGGCAGAGTTTCCGACCGGCCGCTCGGTCGCGCTGCTGGGGCGCAACGGGGCCGGCAAGTCGAGCCTGCTGCGGATGATCGCCGGCACGATGGATCCGGACGCGGGCGAGGTGCTGACCGATGGCACCATCTCCTGGCCGGTGGGCTTTGCCGGATCGTTCCACCCCGACCTGACCGGGGCGCAGAACGTGCGCTTCATTGCGCGGATCTACGGGGTCGATACCGGCGAGCTGTGCGACTTCGTCGAGGAGTTCGCAGGGCTCGGTGCCCATTTTCGCCTGCCGTTCCGTACCTATTCCTCGGGTATGCGCTCGCGCCTGGCCTTTGGCGCCTCGATGGGGATCCGCTTCGATACCTATCTGGTCGACGAAGTCACCTCGGTCGGCGATGCCGCGTTCAAGACCCGCAGCGAGACGCTGCTGATCGAGCGCCTGCGCCAGTCCTCGGCAATCGTGGTATCGCATTTCATGGGGATGATCCGGCGGATCTGCGATGCGGGCGCGGTGCTGGAGAACGGCCAGCTGACCTATTACGACGACGTCGAAGAGGCGATCCGGCATCACGAACGCAACATGCACGAGACCGTGGCGATGGAGCGGTGGGCATGA
- a CDS encoding calcium-binding protein, with product MVYGGAAGGGAASYLSGVQGLEVVTTSQGTFLVATSGAGGGVTTFSLASGRAPVLVDQRGLASSGATVPVAEIGVVQSAGQVLLLSPDGSGLGRFNLSGTGMLDPGAGVAGPGSASAFVSVSIGGASYVYAAEGAGGGIRGYAVGPNLALSSAGGAPASAGYGGGFSAMATATVAGSAYVLAASASGHGIASYRVDPASGALTRTGGIGAVEGLGVNAPTAIETVTVGGATYAILAAAGSSSISVVALGADGTLTATDHVLDTLGTRFDGVTALEALTVGNRAFVIAGGADDGLTLFTLLPDGKLVWLQTISDSTAATLDNVAAITAVQIGTEIQIFVSSQSEPGISQFVLPVSALGQVLTAPGAGGTLAGGGGEDLLMGGAGADTLSGGAGADILVDGAGSDRMTGGGGADIFVLSADGVLDTITDFQAGVDRLDLSAWSMLYDPRQLTFQSTSSGAQISYRNEVLEIQSSNGRSLTLAQVFPAGLGGPDRPPLVLSTPDNVATPGPDYLVGTEWDDEIFGLAGADVILGRAGNDLLDGGDGDDWIEGGEGNDMLYGGPGNDTIRAGPGNDRVWGGPGRDTVMLGEGDDIFDDSAQTATGPGDTVWGWTGNDIIRGGAGDDVFYGEDGEDILEGGAGNDMLYGGNGYDTIRGGDGDDQVWGGNGRDLIYLGNGDDIFHDNDQGGEKGGDTVYAGPGNDRLYGRGGDDVLHGEEGDDWIEGGEGNDMLYGGPGNDTIRAGPGNDRVWGGPGRDTVMLGEGDDIFDDSAQTATGPGDTVWGWTGNDIIRGGAGMTCSMARMARTSSRAAPAMTCSMAAMAMTRSAAGMATTRSGAATGAT from the coding sequence ATGGTGTATGGGGGCGCCGCCGGTGGCGGTGCGGCGAGCTATCTTTCCGGGGTGCAGGGCCTTGAGGTCGTGACCACGTCGCAAGGCACGTTCCTTGTGGCGACCAGCGGCGCAGGCGGAGGTGTCACGACGTTCTCGCTGGCATCCGGTCGGGCACCGGTGCTGGTGGACCAGCGGGGGCTTGCCAGTTCGGGCGCGACGGTGCCCGTCGCCGAGATCGGCGTGGTACAGTCGGCAGGGCAGGTGCTGCTGCTGTCGCCCGATGGCAGCGGTCTGGGCAGGTTCAACCTGTCGGGGACCGGGATGCTGGATCCGGGCGCCGGCGTCGCCGGGCCGGGCAGCGCCTCGGCCTTCGTCTCGGTCAGCATCGGCGGCGCAAGCTATGTCTACGCGGCCGAGGGGGCGGGAGGCGGCATCCGCGGCTATGCGGTCGGCCCGAACCTTGCGCTGAGCTCTGCCGGCGGAGCCCCGGCCTCGGCCGGCTATGGTGGCGGGTTCTCCGCGATGGCAACGGCAACGGTGGCCGGCAGCGCCTATGTGCTGGCCGCCTCGGCCAGTGGCCACGGCATCGCCAGCTACCGCGTTGATCCGGCCAGCGGGGCGCTGACGCGCACGGGCGGGATCGGCGCGGTCGAGGGGCTGGGGGTCAACGCCCCCACTGCGATCGAGACGGTGACGGTGGGCGGCGCGACCTATGCGATTCTTGCCGCGGCGGGGTCCTCGTCGATCAGCGTGGTTGCACTGGGTGCCGATGGCACGCTGACGGCAACCGATCATGTGCTGGATACGCTGGGCACCCGCTTTGACGGTGTCACCGCGCTGGAAGCCCTCACCGTTGGGAACAGGGCCTTCGTGATCGCGGGCGGCGCCGATGACGGGCTGACGCTGTTCACGCTGCTGCCGGACGGCAAGCTGGTCTGGCTGCAGACCATCAGCGATAGCACCGCCGCCACGCTCGACAATGTGGCGGCGATCACGGCGGTGCAGATCGGGACCGAGATCCAGATTTTCGTCTCCTCGCAATCCGAGCCGGGGATCAGCCAGTTCGTGCTGCCGGTAAGCGCGCTGGGGCAGGTGCTGACCGCGCCGGGGGCAGGCGGGACGCTGGCCGGCGGCGGCGGCGAGGATCTGCTGATGGGCGGCGCCGGCGCAGATACGCTGTCGGGCGGCGCGGGGGCCGACATTCTGGTCGACGGGGCGGGCAGCGACCGGATGACCGGCGGCGGGGGGGCAGATATCTTCGTGCTGTCCGCCGATGGCGTGCTGGACACGATCACCGATTTTCAGGCGGGGGTGGACCGGCTCGACCTGTCTGCCTGGTCGATGCTGTATGACCCGAGGCAACTGACCTTCCAGTCCACCAGCTCCGGCGCGCAGATCAGCTACCGGAACGAGGTGCTGGAGATCCAGTCTTCCAATGGCCGGTCTCTGACGCTGGCACAGGTGTTTCCCGCGGGCCTTGGCGGGCCCGACCGGCCGCCGCTGGTGCTGAGCACCCCGGACAATGTAGCGACCCCGGGGCCGGACTATCTGGTGGGCACCGAGTGGGATGACGAGATTTTCGGCCTGGCCGGGGCCGATGTCATTCTGGGCCGCGCCGGCAATGACCTTCTTGATGGCGGCGACGGTGACGACTGGATCGAGGGCGGCGAGGGCAATGACATGCTCTATGGCGGGCCGGGCAATGACACGATCCGCGCGGGCCCCGGGAATGACCGGGTCTGGGGCGGGCCGGGGCGCGATACGGTGATGCTGGGCGAGGGCGACGACATCTTCGACGACAGCGCGCAGACCGCGACCGGGCCTGGCGATACCGTCTGGGGCTGGACCGGGAATGACATCATCCGCGGCGGCGCGGGGGATGACGTGTTCTATGGCGAGGATGGCGAGGACATCCTCGAGGGCGGCGCCGGCAATGACATGCTCTATGGCGGCAATGGCTATGACACGATCCGCGGCGGGGATGGCGACGACCAGGTCTGGGGCGGCAACGGGCGCGACCTGATCTACCTCGGCAATGGCGACGACATCTTCCACGACAATGACCAGGGCGGCGAGAAGGGCGGGGATACCGTCTATGCCGGGCCGGGCAATGACCGGCTTTATGGCCGGGGCGGCGACGATGTGCTGCATGGCGAGGAGGGTGACGACTGGATCGAGGGCGGCGAGGGCAATGACATGCTCTATGGCGGGCCGGGCAATGACACGATCCGCGCGGGCCCCGGGAATGACCGGGTCTGGGGCGGGCCGGGGCGCGATACGGTGATGCTGGGCGAGGGCGACGACATCTTCGACGACAGCGCGCAGACCGCGACCGGGCCTGGCGATACCGTCTGGGGCTGGACCGGGAATGACATCATCCGCGGCGGCGCGGGGATGACGTGTTCTATGGCGAGGATGGCGAGGACATCCTCGAGGGCGGCGCCGGCAATGACATGCTCTATGGCGGCAATGGCTATGACACGATCCGCGGCGGGGATGGCGACGACCAGGTCTGGGGCGGCAACGGGCGCGACCTGA
- a CDS encoding ABC transporter permease — MLKAARKIRRGKTVRSVAALILREMETTFGRSPGGYLWAVAEPVAAIALLSVAFSIAFRAPALGSSFALFYATGYLPFTMALDTANKVANAIRFSRPLLTYPAVTFLDALLARFVLNLLTHALVFWLVIAGIVAGLGADITLNLPRVLSAMAMASVLGLGVGALNCLLFNIWSLWERIWQIVTRPLFIVSGVFFLPEDIPLPYSTWVALNPVVHVVGEMRRGLYAGYEARGVSHVYVYGLGLGCLALGLVLLRRHQRTILGEG, encoded by the coding sequence ATGCTTAAGGCGGCCCGGAAAATCCGGCGGGGAAAGACGGTGCGCTCCGTGGCGGCGCTGATCCTGCGCGAGATGGAAACCACCTTCGGCCGCTCGCCCGGCGGCTATCTCTGGGCGGTGGCCGAACCCGTGGCGGCGATCGCGCTGCTGTCGGTCGCCTTCTCGATCGCATTCAGGGCGCCCGCGCTCGGCTCCAGCTTCGCGCTGTTCTACGCGACCGGATATCTGCCCTTCACGATGGCGCTGGACACCGCGAACAAGGTAGCAAACGCCATACGCTTCTCGCGCCCGCTGCTGACCTATCCTGCCGTGACCTTCCTTGATGCGCTGCTGGCGCGGTTCGTGCTGAACCTGCTGACCCATGCGCTGGTCTTCTGGCTGGTGATCGCCGGGATCGTGGCGGGGCTTGGTGCGGATATCACGCTGAACCTGCCGCGGGTCCTGTCGGCGATGGCGATGGCCTCGGTTCTGGGGCTGGGGGTGGGCGCGCTGAACTGCCTTCTGTTCAACATCTGGTCGCTGTGGGAGCGGATCTGGCAGATCGTCACCCGGCCCCTGTTCATCGTGTCCGGCGTGTTCTTCCTGCCCGAGGACATTCCGCTGCCCTACTCGACATGGGTCGCGCTGAACCCGGTGGTACATGTCGTTGGCGAGATGCGCCGCGGCCTTTATGCGGGGTATGAGGCGCGAGGAGTGTCCCATGTATATGTCTATGGGCTTGGGCTTGGGTGCCTCGCGCTCGGGCTGGTGCTGCTGCGCCGGCACCAGCGCACGATTCTCGGCGAGGGCTGA
- a CDS encoding polysaccharide biosynthesis protein: MVLRSVHSQLLSLARSLGRGQKIAILVFLDGALAPLALWLALVTQESSLVGPAALQGFWLFAPVLSLAAAGMALALGIPRARLKSYDATGLARTALHGAALAGLGAALARGTGLPLSAGLWGVFALLFVTLAAGLRLGMLWALEALYRCEAPVTRVLIYGAGTTGMQLVSALKRHATIRPVAFVDDNPGLQGLTVAGLPVYRPARLAEIVPRQRISRVVLAMPSLPRARQAGIARAMQPLGVEVQAVPSFAQMIGTERPAHDLQPVVPGAFLGRAPVYDALEGLAPVYGGRAVLVTGAGGSIGAELCRQILSLRPARLVLLDHAEYALYAIERELRPLAEEAGIILVAVLGSAGQAGLLRRLFAVQRIDIVLHAAAYKHVPLVEANALAGLANNVLATEVLARAARAAGVQRFVMISSDKAVRPTNIMGASKRLAEIVIQDLAARSGGGKGGGGGGPVFSMVRFGNVLGSSGSVIPLFQEQVARGGPVTVTGKDVTRFFMTIEEAVALVLRAGALATGGEVFLLDMGQPVRIGDLARQVIEAMGGTPRDAANPDGEIEIVEIGLRPGEKRHEELLIGGDARPTGHPKIFAAQEDFPSEVEVAALLRDLREAIEDESLPRALQTVSRLVEGYETAGGPLPGLRLSGT, translated from the coding sequence ATGGTCCTGCGCTCGGTTCACTCCCAACTGCTGTCCCTTGCCAGGTCACTTGGCCGGGGGCAGAAGATTGCGATCCTGGTGTTTCTGGATGGGGCGCTTGCGCCGCTGGCACTGTGGCTGGCGCTGGTCACGCAGGAAAGCAGCCTGGTGGGGCCGGCCGCGCTGCAGGGGTTCTGGCTGTTCGCGCCCGTGCTGTCTCTGGCCGCGGCGGGGATGGCGCTGGCGCTTGGCATTCCGCGGGCCCGGCTGAAATCCTATGATGCGACGGGCCTTGCGCGCACCGCCCTGCACGGTGCGGCGCTGGCCGGCCTCGGTGCGGCACTGGCGCGAGGTACCGGATTGCCATTGTCTGCGGGCCTGTGGGGCGTGTTCGCGCTGCTGTTCGTGACGCTGGCCGCCGGGCTCCGGCTGGGGATGCTCTGGGCGCTCGAAGCGCTCTATCGCTGCGAGGCTCCGGTGACGCGGGTGCTGATCTACGGGGCCGGGACGACGGGAATGCAACTGGTCTCGGCGCTCAAGCGCCACGCCACCATTCGCCCGGTGGCCTTTGTCGATGACAATCCGGGCCTGCAGGGGCTGACGGTGGCGGGACTGCCGGTGTATCGGCCCGCGCGCCTTGCCGAGATCGTTCCTCGCCAGCGAATTTCGCGCGTCGTTCTGGCGATGCCGTCGCTGCCTCGGGCGCGGCAGGCCGGGATTGCCCGCGCGATGCAGCCCTTGGGGGTCGAGGTGCAGGCGGTGCCCTCTTTCGCGCAGATGATCGGCACGGAACGGCCCGCGCACGATCTGCAACCTGTCGTGCCCGGGGCGTTTCTGGGCCGCGCCCCGGTTTATGACGCACTCGAAGGTCTGGCGCCGGTCTATGGCGGGCGGGCCGTGCTGGTCACCGGCGCCGGCGGCAGCATCGGGGCAGAGCTTTGCCGGCAAATCCTGTCGCTGCGCCCCGCCCGGCTGGTGCTGCTCGACCACGCGGAATATGCGCTCTACGCCATCGAGCGTGAGCTTCGGCCGCTGGCCGAGGAGGCGGGCATTATCCTGGTGGCGGTGCTTGGCTCGGCCGGGCAGGCCGGGCTGCTGCGCCGGTTGTTTGCCGTCCAGCGCATCGACATCGTGCTGCATGCCGCGGCCTACAAGCATGTGCCCCTGGTCGAGGCCAATGCGCTGGCCGGTCTGGCCAACAATGTGCTGGCCACCGAGGTTCTGGCCCGCGCGGCACGAGCGGCCGGGGTGCAGCGCTTCGTGATGATCTCGTCCGACAAGGCGGTGCGGCCGACCAATATCATGGGGGCGTCCAAGCGCCTGGCCGAGATCGTGATCCAGGATCTGGCCGCCCGAAGTGGAGGCGGCAAGGGGGGCGGAGGTGGCGGACCGGTGTTCTCGATGGTCCGTTTCGGCAATGTGCTCGGCAGTTCGGGCTCGGTGATTCCGCTGTTTCAGGAGCAGGTCGCCCGCGGCGGGCCCGTCACGGTGACCGGGAAAGACGTGACCCGCTTCTTCATGACCATCGAGGAGGCCGTGGCGCTGGTGCTCCGCGCCGGGGCGCTGGCCACGGGGGGCGAGGTGTTCCTGCTGGACATGGGCCAGCCAGTGCGGATCGGCGATCTGGCGCGGCAGGTGATCGAGGCGATGGGCGGCACGCCCCGCGATGCCGCAAACCCGGACGGCGAGATCGAGATCGTCGAGATCGGCCTGCGCCCCGGCGAGAAGCGGCATGAAGAGCTGCTGATCGGCGGCGATGCCAGGCCCACCGGCCACCCCAAGATCTTTGCAGCGCAGGAAGATTTTCCCTCCGAGGTGGAGGTTGCGGCGCTGCTGCGCGACCTGCGCGAGGCGATCGAGGACGAGTCGCTGCCGCGCGCCTTGCAGACCGTTTCCCGGTTGGTCGAGGGCTACGAGACAGCGGGTGGCCCACTCCCGGGCCTGCGGCTCAGCGGAACCTGA